The Pseudofrankia sp. DC12 region CGCGGGGTCGAACCCGTGGGTGTGGCCCACGACCAGCATGGTCCCGGCCGCGGCGGCAGCGGCGATCATCTCGTCGCAGTGGGCGGCGTCCAGGGCCATGGGCTTCTCGACGATGACATGCTTGCCGGCCGCGGCGGCGGCGAGGGTGTGCTCCCGGTGCAGCTGGTGCGGGGTCGCGACGTACACCGCGTCGACCTCGGGCCTGGTGAGCAGGCCGTCGATGTCGGCGTAGGTGGGCAGGCCTTCGCCGGCCTCGAACCGCCGGCGCAGCTCGGGGCTGGGCTCGGCGGCGCCGACGAGCTGGACGCCAGGGTGGGTGCGCGCGGCGGCGGCCATCACGCCCCCGGCGAGGCCGAGGCCGATCAGCCCGAGACCGAGCGGACGGTGCGTCATTCCCGCCTCACTCCGCCGGGACCGGCGCGCGGGCACCCGACGCCCGCATCTCGTGGCCGTACTCGGCCATGAACGCGTCGAAGGCCGCGAGCGGGCTGAGCTTGCTGATCGCCCGGACGGCGAACAGCTCCGGGTCCGCGACGATGGCGGGCTCGACGCCCTTGCGCAACGCGTCGGCGAGGTTGAGCAGGATCCGGCGGACGGTCACGACCGCGCGGTCCGAGCTGACCAGGTGCTCGAACGACCGGTCGGCGACCCCGGGGCTGGTGCCGCCAATGCCGCGGGAGTTCTCCGCCAGCGCCCGGTCCTGGTCGTGCACGCCCCAGATCCCGGTGAAGTTGGCGGTCCGCTGCATCTCCCGGTCGATCAGGTAGTCGTTCTCCTTGTTCGCGACCGGCAGCCAGGTGTCGATCACGTAGCCGTCCGGGAGCTGGTACCGCCCCGGCTGCGTACGCGGCGGGAAGAGCGCGCCGCTGCGGTAGTACGAGGCCAGCTCGTCCTCGTCGATCGGGTGGTCGACGCGGTAGCCGAAGGTGAACACCGTCGTGCAGTTGTCATCCACCGGCACCCAGGCGCGCCCACCACCGGCGGCGAAAGCGCCGGGGCCGCGCGGGATCAGGCTGAACATCGGCAGGATGAGCTGGGTGACCCGCCAGAGGTACTGGCCCTCGTGGTCACGCCGGGCGCCGTAGACGAGGCCGTAGTCGGTCTGCCGCAGCTCGATGTGTGGCGCGGCGTCAGCCGACAGCTGCGCCCCGGTGACCTTCTGCTTCGTGGTGTCGCGGTCGAAGTCCCGGTGCAGCCAGCTGATGTGCGAGCTGTCGATCTCGCCTTCCAGCCCCTGGGACCAGTTGGTCCGCTGCAGCCACCGCGCGGCGAACGCGTGCCCCGGCGGCACGTGCGCGTACTCGAGGCCGGGGAACCGCGGCTCGTGCTCCTTCGGCCCCAGGTAGGCCCAGACGACTCCGCCGGCCTCGCGCACCGGGTAGGCGGTGATACCGACCCTGTCGCGGATGTCCGGGGCGCCCGCCGGGACGTTCGGGGTCTCCAGGCACCGGCCCTCGGCGTCGAACTTCCAGCCGTGGTAGACACACCGGATTCCGCCGTCCTCGTTGCGGCCGAAGAACAACGGGGCGAGCCGGTGCGAGCAGTAGGCGCTGACGAGGCCGACCCGTCCGCTGCTGTCACGGAAGGCGACCAGGTCCTCGCCGAGGATGCGCAGCCGCACCGGGGGGCCGTCCGGGGCCTCGACCTCGGAGGTGAGCAGGGCGGGCAGCCAGAACCGCCGGAAGAGCTCGCCCATCGGCGTGCCCTTGCCCACCCGGGACAGCTCCTCATTGGCCTCACCGCGCAGCATGGCGATCCTCCGGCAGAACGTTGCGCTCGTCCTGGCGCAGCACGAGGCTCCACAGCTCCGACCCGGTCGGGTGCTGTTCTTCTTCGACGAGGTGGCCGACGAGGCCGGCGCACCGGCCGACCAGGCTGAGCCCGCGGGCCAGGTGCAGCGGCAGGCCCATGCTCAAGATCATCGCCCCGACGGCCCCGGCGGTATTGGCGGGCAGCCGCCGCCCGTACGCCGCGCGGCTCGCCTCGTCCATCGCCAGCAGCAGGCGCCAGTGGTGGCCGAAGTACCCGTTGCGTTCCGACACCGCCCGCAGCACCGGCACCCGCGGGTCCCCGTTGACGTGGATGTTGTGCCCGAGGCCGTACAGCGGCTGGCGGGCGGCCCGGCGCTCGGCCACGTACCGCTTGGCCACGCCGGCGATCTCGCCGTCCGGGCTGTCCCAGGTGAGCCCCGCCGCCGCCGCGCGCAGCATGACCGCGGCGTCCTGCATGGCGCCGAGCAGGACGCTGCCGGCGCCGAGCAGGCCGGCCGCCACGGCCGCCTGCGGGGCCTCGGGGGCGCCGGTGAAGGTCAGCCGGGCCGCGAGCGCGCTCGGGGTGAGCCCGTGGTCGGTGACCGTCACCAGGATCGTGTTGATCATTTCTTTCTCGTTGCCCTGACACCGGCGCCCGACGACGACAAGCATCAGCATGTCGACGAAGTCGATCTGCCCGATCAGTTCGTTGGCCAGGTCGTGCCCGCGAACCGTGATCCGCTCGGGGGTCGTCTGGCCGATCTCGGTTTTGATCAAAACTCTCCCTCCAGCTCGCCCGTGACCACCAGCACAGCGTCGAGGGCGAGCACGCCCTGGCCGGCGGGCAGCACGCGGACCGGGTTCAGCTCAAGCTCGACCACCTGGCTGGGGTACCGCTCCACCACCCGGGACACCGCCACCAGCAGCGCCGCGAGCGCGTCCACGTCGTACGGCCCGGCTCCCCGCACCCCGCGCAGCAGCGCCGCGCAGCGCGGCTCGTCGATGAGCGCGCGGGCCTGCGCGAGGTCCAGCGGGAGCAGCCTGCGCGCGGCGTCGTCGAACAGCTCCACGAGAACGCCGCCGAGGCCAAAGGTGAGGACCGGCCCGAAGACGGGATCCCCGGTCACGCCCACCAGCACGTCGAGGCCCGCCGGCGCCATCGGCTCGACGAGGGTCCCCAGCAGGCCGGCGTCGGGCCGGGCCGCCCGCGCGGCGGCCAGGACCCGCTCGTGGCCGGCCCGCACCTGCGCCGCGTCCTCCAGTCCCAGCGCCACGCCGCCGACGTCGGACTTGTGGGTGATCTGCTCGCTCACCACCTTGACGACCACCGGATAGCCCACTCGTCCGGCGATCGCGACGGCCTCGTCCGCGCAGCCCGCGACCCCCGAGACCGGCACCGCCACGCCGTGGCGGCCGAGCAGCTCCTTGGCCGCCGGCTCGGTCAGGGTCACCCGGCCCTCGCCCGAGGCGGGCGTGCCCAGCGGCCGCCACCCGTCCGCCGGCCGCCACTGGCCGCGCCACACCCAGCGTCGCAGCGCGGCCACGCCGTTGCGCACGCTGCGGACGGGTACCAGGCCGCCGTCGACCAGCTCGGCGTAGCCGGGCCCGAGCCGGTCGCTCATCCAGACCGGGAGGATCGGGGTGTCGGTCTGCCGCTGCACGGCGGCGATCGACGCCGCGATCGTGCCAGTCAGCTCCGCGTAGTCGCACGGGAAGGGGTACAGCACGACGCCGACGTCCGGGTCGTCGGCGACCGCCTGGAGGCTCGCGTGGCCGATCTCCGGGCGAGTGAGGATGTCCGAGGTGGCGTCCACCGGGTTGCCGACCGCGGCGTAGTCCGGCAGCACCGCGCGCAGCGTCGTGTCGGTTGCCGAGGTGAACGTCGCCAGCTCGAGCCCGGCCTGGCCGACCGCGTCGGCCGACAGCGCACACCCCCCGCCGGAGAACCCGTAGACGGCCACCCGCTCGCCGCCGGTGGGCCGCCTGCGCGCGAACAGGGCCGCGGACTCGATCAGCTCGTCCATGTCGTCCACCTCGACGACCCCGATCTGGCGCAGCACCGCGCTGTTCACCGCGGCGGCCCCGGACAGCGAGCCGGTGTGCGAGGCGACGGCGCGCGCGCCGTAGTCCGAACGCCCCACCTTCAGCGCCACCACCGGCTTGCCCCGTTCCGCCGCGTACAGCGCGGCGTCGACGAAGGCCGGGCCGTTGCGGACGCCCTCTATGGCCGTGGCGATCACGCTGATGTCGTCGGCGTCGGCGAGGTAGCGGACGAAATCGGCGACCGTCAGGTCCACCTCGTTCCCGGTGGACGCCCACAGCCCCACGCCGACGCCGCGCTCCATCGCCTGCAGGAAGCAGCGGCCGATTCCCCCGCCCTGGGTGGCCAGGCCGATCGGGCCAGGACGCTGGTCGAGGTGGAAGGACGGGGAGAACATGAACCCGATGCGCTTGTTGAGGTTGCACAGTCCGGGCGAGTTCGGCCCGTACAGGCGCATCCCGGCCGCGCGGCCGATCCGCGCCATCTCGGCCTCGGCGGCTCTGCCCTCGGGGCCGGTCTCGCCGAAGCCGGACGTGAAGACGATCGCGTACCTCACGCCACGATCGGCGCACTCGCGCAGCACCGGGAGCGTCTGGGCGGCCGGGACGAGCAGCATCGCCGCGTCGGGCGCCTCGGGCAGGTCAAGCACGCTCGGGTAGCAGGCCAGACCGTGCACGGTCTGCCTGGTCCGGCTGACCAGGTATGGCCGCCCGGTGAAGTCGGAGTGGTCGAGCAGGTTCTCCACCGCCCTGGCGCCGAGGCTGCCAGCCCGGTCCGACGCTCCGACCACCACGACGGACGCGGGGTCCACGAGCCGGGACAGGTCCGCGCCGCCGCCCATGTGCACTCCTTCATCGCTATTTCGTAAGAGTCTACGATATTTCGTGAAACCTGCCAAGCCTTCGGCATCACGCAGGCACGCGCCTGGCGGGCTCGACCGACCCACGACCGGCCACCCGGGTCCGACGGCGGCTCACCAATCGGAACTCAGGTGGCTCTTCACCCCGCGGGAGGCCTGACGAGGACTCGCGCCTAGGAACGGAATGTCGCGCAGAAGGTCAGTGGCTGGGGCACCGCGCTACCGGGCCGTCCCCGGCGCTCACAGCGACCTCGCGATGGTCTGGCGCATGATCTCCGACGTTCCTGCGTAGATCCGCAGGACCCGGTTCGACGTGTAGATACGCGCGAGCGGGGTCTCGTCCATGTAGCCCATCGCCCCGAACAGCTGCATGCAGCCGTCGACCACCCGGCTGGACATCTCGCACAGGTAAAGCTTCGCGATGGAGCCCTCGATGGGCTCGGCGACTCCCGACCGGGTCCTGCGTACCAGCTCGTGCAGGCAGGACCGCCCCACCTCGATCTCGGTCCTCATGCTCGCCAGGGCGAACTGGCTGTTCTGGAAGTCGAAGACGGCCCGGCCGAACGCGGTGCGCCGCCTGGTGAACTCCAGCGTCATCCGGAAGGCCAGCTCGGCCTGGCCGAGCGCGCGGAACCCGATCTGCAGCCGGTCGTAGCCCAGCGCGTTCATCATGATCTTCATCGCGTCGCCCTCGGCGCCGAGGCGGTGCGCCGCCGGCACCCGGACGTTGTCGAAGGCCAGCTCCGCGGTGTTGCCAGCGGGGAAGCCCAGCGTCTTCATCTTGCGCCTGCTCACCCCGGCCGTAGCCGGATCGACCAGGAACATCGACAGGCTCCGGCCGC contains the following coding sequences:
- a CDS encoding acetate--CoA ligase family protein yields the protein MGGGADLSRLVDPASVVVVGASDRAGSLGARAVENLLDHSDFTGRPYLVSRTRQTVHGLACYPSVLDLPEAPDAAMLLVPAAQTLPVLRECADRGVRYAIVFTSGFGETGPEGRAAEAEMARIGRAAGMRLYGPNSPGLCNLNKRIGFMFSPSFHLDQRPGPIGLATQGGGIGRCFLQAMERGVGVGLWASTGNEVDLTVADFVRYLADADDISVIATAIEGVRNGPAFVDAALYAAERGKPVVALKVGRSDYGARAVASHTGSLSGAAAVNSAVLRQIGVVEVDDMDELIESAALFARRRPTGGERVAVYGFSGGGCALSADAVGQAGLELATFTSATDTTLRAVLPDYAAVGNPVDATSDILTRPEIGHASLQAVADDPDVGVVLYPFPCDYAELTGTIAASIAAVQRQTDTPILPVWMSDRLGPGYAELVDGGLVPVRSVRNGVAALRRWVWRGQWRPADGWRPLGTPASGEGRVTLTEPAAKELLGRHGVAVPVSGVAGCADEAVAIAGRVGYPVVVKVVSEQITHKSDVGGVALGLEDAAQVRAGHERVLAAARAARPDAGLLGTLVEPMAPAGLDVLVGVTGDPVFGPVLTFGLGGVLVELFDDAARRLLPLDLAQARALIDEPRCAALLRGVRGAGPYDVDALAALLVAVSRVVERYPSQVVELELNPVRVLPAGQGVLALDAVLVVTGELEGEF
- a CDS encoding acyl-CoA dehydrogenase family protein produces the protein MAGDDAARGGTVPPELAYHSPFSVEEELYRQTVRTFLDKEIEPAYHELGTDSAARHEAWAKAGRAGILGAQIPEEYGGPGGSPIANVLLSYEIAKSHCYGTVGSLFCTDISVGALLEGGSPELIRAWAPGVCSGAAIQAMAITEPDAGSDVLGMRSFAERDGDHYVLSGTKAYITNGDIADVLYVVARTSRERRGRSLSMFLVDPATAGVSRRKMKTLGFPAGNTAELAFDNVRVPAAHRLGAEGDAMKIMMNALGYDRLQIGFRALGQAELAFRMTLEFTRRRTAFGRAVFDFQNSQFALASMRTEIEVGRSCLHELVRRTRSGVAEPIEGSIAKLYLCEMSSRVVDGCMQLFGAMGYMDETPLARIYTSNRVLRIYAGTSEIMRQTIARSL
- a CDS encoding Rieske 2Fe-2S domain-containing protein, producing the protein MLRGEANEELSRVGKGTPMGELFRRFWLPALLTSEVEAPDGPPVRLRILGEDLVAFRDSSGRVGLVSAYCSHRLAPLFFGRNEDGGIRCVYHGWKFDAEGRCLETPNVPAGAPDIRDRVGITAYPVREAGGVVWAYLGPKEHEPRFPGLEYAHVPPGHAFAARWLQRTNWSQGLEGEIDSSHISWLHRDFDRDTTKQKVTGAQLSADAAPHIELRQTDYGLVYGARRDHEGQYLWRVTQLILPMFSLIPRGPGAFAAGGGRAWVPVDDNCTTVFTFGYRVDHPIDEDELASYYRSGALFPPRTQPGRYQLPDGYVIDTWLPVANKENDYLIDREMQRTANFTGIWGVHDQDRALAENSRGIGGTSPGVADRSFEHLVSSDRAVVTVRRILLNLADALRKGVEPAIVADPELFAVRAISKLSPLAAFDAFMAEYGHEMRASGARAPVPAE
- a CDS encoding citryl-CoA lyase; translated protein: MIKTEIGQTTPERITVRGHDLANELIGQIDFVDMLMLVVVGRRCQGNEKEMINTILVTVTDHGLTPSALAARLTFTGAPEAPQAAVAAGLLGAGSVLLGAMQDAAVMLRAAAAGLTWDSPDGEIAGVAKRYVAERRAARQPLYGLGHNIHVNGDPRVPVLRAVSERNGYFGHHWRLLLAMDEASRAAYGRRLPANTAGAVGAMILSMGLPLHLARGLSLVGRCAGLVGHLVEEEQHPTGSELWSLVLRQDERNVLPEDRHAAR